A single Tissierellales bacterium DNA region contains:
- a CDS encoding FAD-dependent oxidoreductase, giving the protein MNKKNYKIAVIGGGLSGLSIAEGLQNKGYKNVTLFEKEERIGGKLHSIWYKGKSYELGAIFGLPSYTNLRKLMKRLNIKVDGPKLSRTNYNADGQKIMPIPKEDLEGFLYELERLPKVLNLYKSLENAYIENIEPPLMLPFSEWCDIHGFKILKTIYTHYFTIFGLGNLDEVPALYVLRIMNYNHLMSFMKIPEFYTWNGGVSTLAKHLGREIKDIRLGQKVIDISLSSRKSLWVQTQFERLEFDKVIITTPLDQFSHLHFWDKDMKKYLNSIKYQDFNVYAFVVENVPKGCGCILENLSTSRQGHITIWDSRWDINQKEGMVILYAYNPPSDSKTSPLDYIKDDLYRLGVENPRLYQAKRWKHCPYVDTPTLQNGFYDKLESIQGENNIFLAGEIMSALSIENTIWYSKDLLDRFF; this is encoded by the coding sequence GTGAATAAAAAAAATTATAAAATTGCAGTTATTGGTGGAGGACTTTCCGGTTTATCCATAGCTGAAGGTCTTCAAAATAAAGGGTATAAAAATGTAACGCTTTTTGAAAAAGAAGAGCGTATTGGTGGAAAACTGCATAGTATTTGGTATAAGGGAAAATCTTATGAATTGGGAGCTATTTTTGGATTACCTTCATATACAAACCTTCGGAAACTTATGAAAAGATTAAATATTAAAGTAGATGGACCAAAGTTATCCCGCACCAATTATAATGCAGATGGCCAAAAAATTATGCCAATACCAAAAGAAGATTTAGAAGGTTTTTTATATGAATTAGAGAGACTACCTAAAGTTCTAAATTTATATAAATCTCTAGAGAATGCTTATATTGAAAATATAGAACCACCACTAATGTTGCCTTTTTCAGAATGGTGTGACATACATGGATTTAAGATTTTAAAGACCATATATACACATTACTTTACTATTTTTGGTTTAGGAAATCTTGATGAAGTCCCAGCACTTTATGTACTTAGAATTATGAACTATAATCATTTAATGTCTTTTATGAAGATTCCAGAGTTTTATACGTGGAATGGTGGAGTTTCAACATTGGCAAAACACTTAGGTCGAGAAATTAAAGATATTAGACTAGGTCAAAAGGTAATAGATATTTCTCTATCTTCTAGAAAAAGTCTGTGGGTTCAGACTCAATTCGAAAGACTTGAATTTGATAAAGTTATTATCACTACTCCACTAGATCAATTTTCACACTTACATTTTTGGGATAAAGATATGAAAAAATATTTAAATAGTATAAAATATCAAGATTTTAATGTCTATGCTTTTGTTGTAGAAAATGTTCCTAAAGGTTGTGGCTGCATATTAGAAAATTTATCAACTAGTAGGCAGGGCCATATTACTATATGGGATTCTAGATGGGATATAAATCAAAAGGAAGGAATGGTAATACTTTATGCATATAATCCACCTAGTGATTCCAAAACATCCCCTTTAGATTATATTAAAGACGATTTATATAGATTAGGTGTGGAGAATCCAAGGCTATATCAGGCTAAACGTTGGAAACATTGTCCTTATGTAGACACTCCTACTTTACAAAATGGATTTTATGATAAATTAGAGAGCATACAAGGGGAAAACAATATATTTTTAGCAGGGGAAATTATGAGTGCCCTTTCAATTGAAAATACAATTTGGTATTCTAAGGACTTATTAGATAGATTTTTCTAA